In one window of Candidatus Delongbacteria bacterium DNA:
- a CDS encoding GIY-YIG nuclease family protein: MKQIYKITYPNGKIYIGKDLTGTLTYFGSVDSDYVAADFTNEQKMNFSITKEILWESENADDSEVNKKEVEYIKKFDSNNPDIGYNKWPKKIV, encoded by the coding sequence ATGAAGCAAATTTATAAAATTACTTATCCTAATGGAAAAATCTACATAGGTAAAGATCTTACCGGAACACTTACATATTTCGGAAGTGTAGATTCTGATTATGTTGCTGCTGATTTTACAAACGAGCAAAAGATGAACTTTTCTATAACTAAAGAAATTCTCTGGGAATCTGAAAATGCTGATGATTCTGAAGTAAATAAAAAAGAAGTAGAATATATAAAGAAATTTGATTCAAACAATCCAGATATTGGCTACAATAAGTGGCCTAAGAAAATAGTATAA
- a CDS encoding T9SS type A sorting domain-containing protein — MWEEAGSAPNNNIIGIDPILNDPMNGDYSLSENSPAIGYGCLSFTYKKSSPINSVKINGLRLTSSQNERVGGKISIDTIWDQDTIKVMDNILIENGTTLSINPGTTVEFYGDYKIDVKGQFLAQGNSDNNIYFTVNDTTGFGMINQRLGCWGGIQFHNTSSANDSSKIEYCNFQFSKHFTDLARLEDGCGGAISVYNFSKLMISNSIFKNNVSNFGGAIGVVFDSNPLIYKNLMIENYALKNGSAITAMYSYPKIIGNTIYNNINYNFDPTVEERSAVFSFISKATIKENIIYNNFSNPGQMRHNKLYYTTYNSVEGYLQENGNIISDPLFIDPENHNFNLDQQSPCIDAGDPLSPFDLDNTIADIGCYYYDQIVDVDEAIVIDECRIIQNYPNPFNGSTIISYKLYRENSVKLEIYNTNGELVFIYDLQRKFAGIHSFNFDAENLNSGVYFYSIILDNGDRYTNKMIYIK, encoded by the coding sequence GTGTGGGAAGAAGCCGGTTCGGCTCCAAACAACAATATTATAGGTATTGATCCTATTTTAAATGATCCAATGAATGGAGACTATAGTTTATCTGAAAATTCTCCAGCGATAGGTTACGGTTGTTTATCATTTACCTACAAAAAAAGCTCGCCAATAAACTCTGTAAAGATAAATGGGTTAAGGCTTACTTCTTCTCAAAATGAGAGAGTTGGAGGTAAAATTTCGATTGATACTATTTGGGATCAGGATACAATTAAAGTTATGGATAACATCCTAATTGAAAATGGCACAACTCTATCCATTAACCCGGGAACTACTGTAGAGTTTTATGGGGATTATAAGATAGATGTTAAAGGGCAATTTTTAGCTCAGGGAAATAGTGATAATAATATCTATTTTACAGTGAATGATACTACAGGTTTTGGGATGATTAACCAGCGATTAGGCTGCTGGGGAGGTATTCAATTTCATAATACTAGCTCTGCAAACGATTCATCTAAGATAGAGTATTGCAATTTTCAATTTAGTAAACACTTTACAGATCTTGCCAGGTTAGAGGACGGATGTGGTGGTGCTATATCTGTTTATAATTTCTCAAAACTAATGATATCAAATTCTATATTTAAAAATAATGTGTCGAATTTTGGAGGAGCAATTGGAGTGGTTTTTGATTCGAATCCACTAATCTATAAAAATTTGATGATAGAGAATTATGCTCTGAAAAACGGATCTGCTATCACAGCGATGTATTCATATCCAAAAATTATTGGGAACACAATCTATAATAATATCAATTATAATTTCGATCCAACAGTAGAGGAAAGATCTGCAGTATTTAGTTTCATTTCAAAAGCTACGATAAAGGAAAATATCATATATAATAATTTTTCAAACCCAGGCCAGATGAGACACAACAAATTGTACTACACAACCTATAATAGTGTAGAAGGTTATCTTCAAGAGAATGGAAATATCATCTCTGATCCTTTATTTATTGATCCTGAAAATCACAATTTTAACCTTGATCAGCAATCTCCATGCATCGATGCAGGAGATCCTCTTTCTCCTTTTGATTTAGACAATACAATAGCTGATATCGGCTGTTATTACTATGATCAAATAGTTGATGTTGATGAAGCAATAGTAATTGACGAATGTAGAATAATTCAGAACTATCCAAATCCTTTCAATGGAAGCACTATTATAAGTTATAAACTATACAGAGAAAATTCTGTGAAATTAGAAATTTATAATACTAATGGAGAACTAGTCTTTATTTATGATCTTCAACGGAAATTTGCAGGGATACATAGCTTTAACTTTGATGCTGAAAATCTAAATAGTGGAGTATATTTCTACTCAATTATTTTGGATAATGGAGATAGGTATACAAACAAAATGATCTATATAAAATAG
- the gyrA gene encoding DNA gyrase subunit A — protein sequence MSFEVPKDKNIIEATIENEMKKSYIDYSMSVIVSRALPDVRDGLKPVQRRILFSMNELGLHHNKKENKCARIVGEVMGKYHPHGDSSIYMALVRMAQAFSLRYPLVKGQGNFGNIDFGPASMRYTEAKMEKLTDEMLYDIDKETVEFIPNYDETMKEPTVLPARIPNLFINGAQGIAVGLATSIPPHNLSETLDGVLALLDNPDIEIKPARVGSDEPKGLMDYIKAPDFPSKGIIYGYSGIQSMYETGRGRVVLRGRIEYFEPSSKNSRPILVVTELPYQISRKAVIDKIVELHKEKKIEGIYDIVNESSKQTRIVIELKKDANPEVMINQLYKFTPLQTSISGNVIALVNNKPVQLNLKQYLNLFIKYREEIIVNRTAYDLRKAQDRIHILEGLKIALDNIDRVIKIIRESENTETAKNQLMIEFNLSDIQATAILAMRLSQLTGLERIKLENEIEELLLKIKDYNEILESHERRLNIIREETLDIKTRFGDERSSEIIYQADDMTVEELIPDDEMVITISHEGYIKRVLSNEYKAQGRGGFGSRGAASRDNDFIQHMITAKNHDYIMIFTEDGRCYWKKVWEIPETAKTAKGRPVVNLIERAHGVKIKSILIVRDFENDGKYLVMITKNGVIKKTPLMDYSRPNRGGIIAINLREGDELLDVQITTGENEILLGTSLGYANRFHEDEIREVGRNSIGVKGIELRENDFVVGMVVADSETTPVLVISRNGYGKRTEIGEYRKTKRGSKGVISMNVTDKTGDMIAVTKAVEGNDLMIMTKEGIAIRQSVGKIRIMGRNTQGVRLITLRETDMIGDICIVPESPEEYENIDNQDVENTEVGDVEVIASEADNTTTEAETSEE from the coding sequence ATGTCTTTCGAAGTACCAAAAGATAAAAACATAATTGAAGCGACTATTGAAAACGAAATGAAGAAATCTTATATAGATTATTCAATGTCAGTAATCGTTTCGAGAGCATTACCAGATGTTAGGGATGGTTTGAAACCCGTTCAAAGAAGAATTTTATTCTCTATGAATGAATTGGGTCTTCATCATAATAAGAAAGAAAATAAGTGTGCAAGAATCGTGGGTGAAGTAATGGGTAAATATCACCCTCACGGTGACTCCTCAATATACATGGCACTTGTAAGAATGGCACAAGCTTTCTCACTTAGATATCCCCTAGTTAAAGGACAGGGAAACTTTGGTAATATCGATTTTGGACCTGCTTCCATGAGATATACTGAAGCGAAAATGGAAAAATTGACAGACGAGATGCTCTATGATATAGACAAAGAGACTGTAGAATTTATTCCTAATTATGATGAAACAATGAAAGAACCGACAGTATTACCCGCAAGAATACCAAATCTCTTTATAAATGGTGCTCAAGGTATTGCAGTTGGTCTAGCCACTTCAATTCCACCTCATAATTTATCTGAGACTTTAGACGGTGTTTTGGCATTGCTAGACAATCCTGATATAGAAATAAAACCCGCAAGAGTAGGATCAGATGAACCAAAAGGTTTAATGGATTATATTAAAGCCCCTGATTTTCCTTCAAAAGGAATCATCTACGGATATTCTGGAATTCAAAGTATGTACGAAACGGGAAGAGGAAGAGTAGTTCTAAGAGGCCGTATTGAATATTTTGAACCAAGTAGTAAAAATAGTAGACCAATACTTGTTGTTACAGAGCTTCCGTATCAGATCAGTAGAAAAGCAGTTATTGATAAGATTGTTGAACTCCATAAAGAGAAGAAAATCGAAGGAATTTATGATATTGTAAATGAATCTTCGAAGCAAACTAGAATTGTTATAGAACTTAAAAAAGATGCTAATCCTGAAGTGATGATCAATCAGCTTTATAAGTTTACACCTTTGCAGACTTCTATTAGTGGTAATGTTATAGCCCTTGTTAATAATAAACCAGTTCAATTGAATCTTAAGCAATATCTAAATCTGTTTATTAAATATCGTGAAGAGATTATTGTTAATAGAACTGCTTATGATCTTAGAAAAGCACAAGACAGAATTCATATATTAGAAGGTTTAAAAATTGCTCTGGATAATATTGACAGGGTTATTAAAATTATCAGAGAATCGGAAAATACTGAAACAGCTAAAAATCAATTGATGATTGAGTTTAACTTAAGTGATATTCAGGCTACTGCTATTCTTGCAATGAGACTTTCACAACTTACAGGCTTAGAGAGAATCAAACTTGAAAATGAGATTGAAGAATTATTGTTGAAGATTAAGGATTATAATGAAATTCTTGAAAGCCATGAAAGAAGATTGAACATAATAAGAGAAGAAACTCTTGATATAAAAACCCGTTTTGGAGATGAAAGAAGCTCTGAGATTATTTATCAAGCTGATGATATGACAGTTGAAGAGTTAATTCCTGATGATGAAATGGTAATTACTATTTCCCATGAAGGTTACATCAAGAGAGTTTTAAGTAATGAATATAAGGCTCAAGGACGTGGTGGCTTTGGATCAAGAGGTGCTGCTAGTAGAGACAACGATTTTATACAGCATATGATTACTGCAAAGAATCATGATTATATAATGATTTTTACAGAGGATGGAAGATGTTACTGGAAAAAAGTCTGGGAAATTCCTGAAACTGCTAAAACCGCAAAAGGTCGTCCTGTAGTTAACCTAATTGAAAGAGCCCATGGTGTAAAAATCAAATCAATTTTAATTGTTAGAGATTTTGAAAATGATGGTAAATATCTTGTTATGATAACTAAAAATGGTGTTATTAAAAAAACACCTTTAATGGATTATTCAAGACCAAACAGGGGTGGTATTATTGCTATCAACTTAAGAGAAGGTGATGAACTTCTTGATGTTCAAATTACTACTGGTGAAAATGAAATTCTTTTAGGTACTAGCCTTGGTTACGCTAATAGATTCCATGAAGATGAGATCCGTGAAGTTGGTAGAAATTCTATTGGTGTAAAGGGTATCGAACTTAGAGAAAATGATTTTGTTGTGGGAATGGTAGTTGCTGATTCCGAAACAACTCCAGTTCTAGTTATTAGTAGAAATGGATATGGAAAAAGAACAGAAATTGGTGAATATAGAAAAACAAAGCGTGGTTCTAAAGGTGTTATTTCCATGAATGTTACAGATAAAACTGGTGATATGATTGCTGTAACTAAAGCAGTCGAAGGTAATGATCTTATGATTATGACCAAGGAAGGTATCGCAATCAGACAATCTGTAGGAAAAATTCGTATTATGGGTAGAAATACTCAAGGGGTAAGACTAATTACACTACGAGAAACTGATATGATCGGTGACATTTGTATTGTTCCAGAATCTCCGGAAGAATATGAGAATATTGATAATCAAGATGTGGAAAATACTGAAGTTGGTGATGTTGAAGTTATTGCAAGTGAAGCTGATAACACGACGACTGAAGCGGAAACTAGTGAAGAATAA
- a CDS encoding metallophosphoesterase, with protein sequence MLMNIALLLTFVISILTYAVIRVKFLFEAKVWVSILAVLFMFFLPVAAIILQRINIGRSFHLIISWISYPVFAFFALFISFLIVRDLLYLFIKLLLFVFPDSHFLMKIVETPINGLVLSIVTLIFFIYGIWNAYTPTLKSVQLYTKLDSLNGLKALQLSDIHVSDLTPTSFVERIVRISNEANPEIIFLTGDLTDGNFNELRSKIEILKQLKADKGKYFITGNHEYFNEKDSILSIMEEIGFKVLQNEGEYIFKEKLYVGGINDYIAGRFKDEPSDPEKALNNYTGEGYKILLAHQPKSIKNKATMNYDLILSGHTHGGQFFPGNLLVYLDQPYIKGLYDIDGTKLYVSQGTGFWGPPIRVGTTPEITLFEFSND encoded by the coding sequence ATGCTTATGAATATCGCTCTTTTACTGACTTTTGTAATATCTATTTTAACATATGCAGTTATTCGAGTAAAATTTTTATTTGAAGCTAAAGTATGGGTTTCAATATTAGCAGTATTGTTTATGTTTTTTTTACCTGTTGCTGCAATAATTCTTCAGAGAATAAATATTGGCAGATCATTTCATTTGATAATATCTTGGATTAGTTATCCAGTATTTGCTTTTTTTGCACTTTTCATTTCATTTCTTATTGTTCGAGACCTATTATACCTCTTCATAAAATTATTACTCTTTGTTTTTCCTGATTCACATTTTCTTATGAAAATTGTTGAAACTCCTATAAATGGACTCGTCCTTTCTATTGTAACTTTAATTTTCTTTATTTACGGCATTTGGAATGCTTATACACCAACTTTGAAATCTGTTCAACTTTATACTAAGCTTGATTCTCTTAACGGCTTAAAAGCTTTGCAATTGTCTGATATACATGTAAGTGACCTAACTCCTACATCCTTTGTTGAGAGAATTGTCAGAATAAGTAATGAAGCTAATCCTGAAATTATTTTTCTAACTGGTGATCTAACAGATGGTAACTTTAATGAACTCCGAAGTAAAATTGAAATTCTTAAACAATTAAAAGCTGACAAAGGGAAATACTTTATAACTGGTAATCACGAGTATTTTAATGAAAAGGATTCTATTTTATCAATTATGGAAGAGATCGGATTTAAGGTTTTACAAAATGAAGGTGAATACATTTTTAAAGAAAAATTATATGTTGGCGGAATAAATGACTATATTGCTGGAAGGTTTAAAGATGAGCCATCAGATCCTGAAAAAGCACTTAACAATTACACCGGTGAGGGTTATAAAATCTTACTTGCCCATCAGCCTAAGTCGATAAAAAATAAAGCGACAATGAATTATGATTTAATTCTATCTGGTCACACACATGGAGGACAGTTTTTTCCTGGTAATTTACTCGTTTATTTAGATCAACCATATATAAAAGGATTATATGACATCGATGGAACGAAGTTGTATGTTAGTCAAGGAACGGGATTTTGGGGTCCTCCAATTAGAGTAGGAACAACTCCGGAGATTACTTTATTTGAGTTTAGTAATGATTAA
- a CDS encoding glutamine synthetase — protein MTDRSVTLNPNKLVQYLGKPSSEFTKSDIIKYIVENNIKMMNFRYIGGDGRLKTLNFVINSLDHLDTVLTTGERVDGSSLFSYIDATSSDLYVVPKYRTAFLNPFDQVPTVDILCTYYTSDGKQLPSAPEVLVSNAQKLFRERTGYTFEALGELEYYLFSETDSIYPIVEQKGYHESHPFSKWAFIRLEAMKIISEIGGKIKYGHAEVGNIIHKDNDGRVQQMVQHEIEFLPVPVEEAADQMILAKWAVREIAYKYNLEVSFAPKIIVGHAGSGLHFHTRVVKDGMNLMADKNGLTDLAKKVIAGFLKHAKSLTAFGNTVPTSFLRLVPHQEAPTAICWGDRNRSVLVRVPLGWLGVDNMIYEVNPQEPKSDKTIIGNQTVELRSPDGSANVHQLLAGMTLAALEGIESDESLDMAKQLYVAKDASKDPNLKQLPASCYEAAECLLEDRDFYEKDGIFPPLMIDKLAKDLKAHDDKNLSEKLFGNADALGKLVKKNIHCG, from the coding sequence ATGACCGACAGAAGTGTGACACTAAATCCGAACAAACTGGTGCAATATCTTGGTAAGCCATCATCAGAGTTCACTAAAAGCGATATTATTAAGTACATTGTAGAAAATAATATCAAAATGATGAATTTTAGATACATTGGTGGTGACGGAAGATTGAAAACACTGAATTTCGTTATAAATAGTCTCGATCATCTTGATACTGTTCTTACAACTGGTGAGAGAGTTGATGGTTCTAGCTTATTTAGCTATATCGATGCAACTTCCAGTGATCTTTATGTTGTTCCAAAATACAGAACAGCATTTTTAAATCCTTTTGATCAAGTTCCAACCGTAGATATTCTTTGTACATATTACACTAGTGATGGAAAACAGCTTCCAAGTGCTCCAGAAGTTTTAGTTTCCAATGCTCAGAAACTTTTCAGAGAGAGAACTGGCTATACCTTTGAAGCTTTGGGAGAGTTAGAATACTATCTTTTTAGTGAAACAGATTCAATCTATCCAATTGTTGAACAAAAAGGTTATCACGAATCTCATCCATTCTCAAAATGGGCGTTTATTAGACTTGAAGCTATGAAAATAATAAGTGAGATTGGTGGAAAAATAAAGTATGGACATGCTGAAGTTGGCAATATTATACATAAGGATAATGATGGTAGAGTTCAGCAGATGGTTCAGCATGAAATAGAATTTTTGCCAGTTCCAGTTGAAGAAGCAGCCGATCAGATGATTTTAGCAAAATGGGCAGTTAGAGAAATCGCTTATAAATATAATTTGGAAGTTAGTTTCGCCCCAAAAATTATTGTTGGTCATGCTGGTAGTGGCTTACATTTCCACACTAGAGTTGTTAAAGATGGTATGAACCTAATGGCAGATAAGAACGGACTTACAGATTTGGCAAAAAAAGTGATAGCAGGTTTCCTAAAACATGCTAAATCTTTAACAGCTTTTGGAAATACTGTTCCTACTTCATTTTTAAGACTCGTTCCACACCAGGAAGCACCTACCGCAATATGTTGGGGTGATAGGAACAGATCTGTTCTTGTACGTGTTCCACTTGGATGGCTTGGCGTAGATAATATGATTTATGAAGTGAACCCTCAAGAACCAAAATCTGATAAAACTATAATAGGAAATCAGACTGTAGAACTAAGATCACCAGATGGAAGTGCAAATGTTCACCAGTTATTGGCAGGTATGACTCTTGCCGCCCTTGAAGGCATTGAAAGTGACGAATCTCTTGACATGGCAAAACAGCTTTATGTTGCTAAGGATGCTTCAAAAGATCCAAATCTTAAACAATTACCTGCATCATGTTATGAAGCTGCTGAATGTTTACTAGAAGATAGAGATTTTTATGAAAAAGATGGAATTTTCCCACCTCTTATGATTGATAAATTGGCTAAAGATCTTAAAGCTCACGACGATAAAAATCTGAGTGAAAAACTTTTCGGAAATGCAGATGCCCTTGGTAAACTGGTAAAAAAGAATATTCATTGCGGCTAA
- a CDS encoding DUF3365 domain-containing protein has product MSFWKNLKIRNKIMLPVLLISIIGGIVTFFYFSDLYYKTKTEDFVEKARTMILAAESAREYAAEQTHLNVFRKELESTEEILATVPIVAAMKIASKKADILGYKFKVPKISPRNPNNQPDEFELKVLEKFKNSDIEEFWEEDKNTNQLRFLKPVVLTDECMLCHGDPAKSMEYWGRADGTDPTGVKMENWKVGNVHGAFEIMMDMTPVQKEMKFQSYIIAGISALSVLIILLTIVFVTKSISGSINKLKSNMHEISVGNFNNQAVIESGDEIGEMSDKLSAIPIIMQNFVSQMREVNRNVQYGKFDTKIDESNFQGEYKIVLNGIKQTLNSFTNVLDSLPTPLMSISRDFDINYMNKSAREILGNKPLEILRNKKCYDLLKTGDCRNNCAVEKAMNEAKNNRNETIALPDGKHIDISYTGQPLFNDKNEVIGGLDIITDITTIKNAQRNAEREKIKSDKISSYLSQQVDKLSITLADMSKGDFTANYAVNNQDEDTKEVYEIFLGIGRALNATFMNLREAIAEIKDNSNTVASASEELSITANEMLSNSENVSSRSDEVENTIALFTTNTNELAAAAEEMSINLDHVSNNAQEMSDNVNAVASAVEEMNASIAEISSNVSKASDIATTANIKAGHINDVMNSLNKNVEEIGDVVSVIDSIAEQTNLLALNAAIEAARAGDAGRGFAVVAEEIRKLAERTQKSTSQIAITVKDINKSSNSSSEAVIEITEIIRRINEIQNIINISVSEQAKVSNDISNNVQNAAHVASQMAKAVEEITIGANDVAKNSSEISIGTGDVASNINEVNSAVKDTTNGAKQTQIASEDLARIAMKLQELVNKFKI; this is encoded by the coding sequence ATGAGCTTTTGGAAAAATCTCAAAATACGAAATAAGATTATGCTTCCTGTTTTGCTGATTTCTATAATTGGTGGGATAGTGACTTTTTTCTATTTTTCTGACCTCTACTACAAAACAAAAACGGAAGATTTTGTGGAGAAGGCAAGAACTATGATACTTGCTGCTGAATCTGCTAGAGAATATGCTGCTGAGCAAACCCACTTGAATGTTTTTAGGAAAGAATTGGAGAGTACAGAAGAGATTTTAGCAACAGTTCCTATCGTTGCAGCAATGAAGATAGCTTCAAAAAAAGCTGATATACTTGGGTATAAATTTAAAGTACCAAAAATTAGCCCTCGTAATCCAAATAATCAACCAGATGAATTCGAATTAAAGGTTTTGGAAAAATTTAAAAATTCTGATATTGAAGAGTTCTGGGAAGAGGATAAAAACACAAATCAGTTGAGATTTCTTAAGCCGGTTGTTTTGACCGACGAGTGTATGTTGTGTCATGGAGATCCAGCTAAGTCCATGGAATATTGGGGAAGGGCTGATGGTACAGATCCAACAGGTGTTAAAATGGAGAACTGGAAAGTTGGTAATGTACACGGTGCTTTTGAGATAATGATGGATATGACTCCTGTTCAAAAAGAGATGAAATTTCAATCATATATAATTGCAGGAATCTCGGCCTTATCAGTACTAATCATTCTATTGACAATCGTTTTTGTGACTAAGAGTATATCGGGAAGTATTAATAAGTTAAAGTCCAATATGCATGAGATCTCTGTAGGAAACTTCAATAATCAGGCTGTTATTGAAAGTGGTGATGAAATTGGAGAGATGAGTGACAAATTAAGTGCTATTCCAATTATTATGCAGAATTTTGTGAGTCAGATGCGTGAAGTAAACAGGAATGTTCAATATGGTAAATTTGATACTAAAATTGATGAATCAAATTTTCAAGGTGAATATAAAATCGTATTAAATGGCATAAAACAGACATTGAACTCTTTTACAAATGTTTTAGATTCTCTGCCGACGCCATTGATGTCAATTTCGAGAGATTTTGATATAAATTATATGAATAAATCTGCAAGGGAAATTTTAGGGAATAAACCTTTAGAAATCCTTAGAAATAAGAAATGTTACGATCTTCTAAAAACTGGCGATTGTAGAAACAATTGTGCAGTCGAGAAGGCAATGAATGAAGCTAAGAATAATCGTAATGAAACAATTGCTCTACCTGATGGAAAGCATATTGATATTAGTTACACTGGTCAACCATTGTTCAACGATAAAAATGAAGTGATTGGTGGCTTGGACATAATAACCGATATCACAACCATAAAAAATGCACAAAGAAATGCTGAAAGAGAAAAAATAAAATCAGATAAAATATCTTCTTATCTGTCGCAGCAAGTTGATAAGTTATCAATTACTCTTGCTGATATGAGTAAAGGGGACTTCACCGCAAATTATGCTGTAAATAATCAGGATGAAGATACAAAAGAAGTTTATGAAATTTTCTTAGGGATAGGTAGGGCTTTAAATGCTACATTTATGAACTTAAGGGAAGCTATTGCTGAAATTAAAGATAATTCCAATACCGTAGCTTCAGCATCAGAAGAGCTCTCAATTACTGCAAATGAGATGTTAAGTAACAGTGAAAATGTATCATCAAGATCTGATGAGGTTGAAAATACAATTGCACTGTTTACCACTAATACAAACGAATTAGCTGCTGCGGCGGAAGAGATGAGTATAAATCTGGATCATGTATCAAACAATGCACAAGAGATGAGCGATAATGTCAATGCTGTAGCGTCGGCGGTTGAAGAGATGAACGCTTCAATAGCCGAAATATCTTCAAATGTTTCAAAGGCTTCTGATATTGCCACAACCGCGAATATTAAAGCAGGACATATCAACGATGTTATGAATAGTTTAAATAAAAATGTAGAAGAAATTGGTGATGTTGTAAGCGTTATTGATTCTATTGCGGAACAAACAAATTTATTGGCTTTAAATGCTGCCATAGAAGCCGCAAGAGCTGGAGATGCGGGTAGAGGATTTGCTGTTGTAGCCGAAGAGATAAGAAAACTGGCTGAAAGAACACAGAAATCGACTTCGCAAATAGCAATAACAGTGAAGGATATAAATAAAAGTAGCAATTCTTCATCCGAGGCAGTTATAGAGATTACTGAGATAATTAGAAGAATTAATGAGATTCAAAATATCATCAATATTAGCGTGTCTGAGCAAGCAAAAGTTTCAAATGATATATCAAATAATGTTCAGAATGCTGCACATGTAGCCTCTCAAATGGCAAAAGCTGTTGAGGAGATTACAATTGGGGCAAATGATGTTGCTAAAAATTCATCAGAAATCTCTATTGGAACTGGTGATGTGGCTTCAAATATAAATGAAGTAAATTCTGCCGTAAAAGATACTACGAACGGAGCAAAACAAACACAAATCGCATCGGAGGATCTCGCAAGGATAGCTATGAAACTTCAAGAGTTAGTCAATAAGTTCAAAATATAG